In one bacterium genomic region, the following are encoded:
- a CDS encoding hydrogenase iron-sulfur subunit — protein MTNNNFEPEIVAFCCHYCAYGAADLAGSMRLNYPANVKIIKLPCTGKVDILYLLKAFEDGADGVYVAGCLEGNCHFIDGNIKAKRRVARAKKLLDETGIGGNRLEMFNMSASMGPKFAEVAREMTNKIQELGPSPLRNKVTK, from the coding sequence ATGACTAATAACAATTTTGAGCCCGAGATTGTAGCTTTTTGCTGTCATTATTGTGCTTACGGGGCGGCAGACCTGGCTGGGTCAATGAGACTTAATTACCCAGCTAATGTTAAAATTATCAAATTGCCCTGCACTGGCAAGGTAGATATTTTGTATCTGTTGAAGGCATTTGAAGATGGGGCAGATGGTGTCTATGTGGCGGGTTGCCTGGAAGGAAACTGCCATTTCATTGATGGCAATATCAAGGCAAAACGCCGTGTTGCCAGAGCAAAAAAACTACTGGATGAAACCGGTATTGGTGGTAATCGCCTTGAAATGTTCAATATGAGTGCCTCAATGGGACCAAAATTCGCTGAAGTCGCCCGAGAAATGACAAATAAAATACAAGAACTGGGACCAAGTCCACTCAGGAATAAGGTGACAAAGTAA
- the efp gene encoding elongation factor P: MIGANDLRPGMTIELNGEIFSCTEFQHIKPGKGGAFVRLKLKNFSTGAVIDKTVRPEEKFPLVRISRKPMQYLYQEGGNYYFMDTESYEQFGLSKDILSSNVNYLKENMEVTVLFHDETIIGIELPVTIELKVITTEPGFKGNTVSGATKQAELETGLKVQVPLFVEEGEILKIDTRTGEYIERVRG, translated from the coding sequence ATGATTGGTGCAAATGATTTAAGACCAGGAATGACGATTGAATTGAATGGAGAGATTTTCTCCTGCACAGAATTCCAGCATATCAAGCCGGGTAAAGGAGGGGCATTTGTCCGATTAAAATTAAAAAATTTTAGTACCGGCGCGGTTATAGATAAAACCGTTAGACCAGAGGAAAAATTCCCATTAGTCAGAATATCCCGCAAACCTATGCAATATCTTTATCAGGAGGGAGGTAATTACTACTTTATGGATACCGAATCTTATGAACAATTCGGGCTCTCAAAAGATATACTAAGTAGTAATGTCAATTACCTGAAAGAGAATATGGAGGTAACGGTTTTATTCCATGATGAGACGATAATCGGCATAGAATTACCAGTAACGATAGAACTAAAGGTTATCACCACTGAACCAGGTTTTAAAGGAAATACCGTTTCAGGTGCAACTAAACAGGCAGAATTGGAAACAGGATTAAAGGTCCAGGTGCCTTTATTTGTAGAGGAAGGTGAAATCCTTAAAATCGATACTCGCACTGGAGAATATATAGAGAGGGTAAGAGGTTAG
- the pheT gene encoding phenylalanine--tRNA ligase subunit beta, producing the protein MLISYNWLKEYVDFDFSPTELADKLTNLGFETANVERVGDDTMIDLEITVNRGDCLSMIGIAREISALNKTKLKIPSPPAFNLSKKLTQMVNILIVDPKLCPRYTGRIIEGVKVAPSPVWLRERLEKVGIRSINNIVDITNFVMMELGHPLHAFDYQTLMGKKVIICRAAPHEKILTLDGVIYELSQEMLIIADAERPIALAGIIGGEDSRVKEETTTILLECAYFNPQNIRQTTKQLQIQTESSYRFERGVDPEDLILVQNRATQLITEICGGKSISPIIDVYPKKFKKTIINLRIDRINRILGTSIKGNEVKDILQSLGYGIKEEEKGIFLIEVPSFKHLDITREIDIIEEIAQIYGYEKIPITLPAGSFKVAMDYEYELSNKAKQILVSCGFYEVITYSFTSPNFLAKTKIPLTNEVIISNPLRGDENLMCPSLIPNILKVLQWNINRDNYDLKVFELGKVFSTDKPLPKEQNVLIGAIAGNYHEANWRHKTTILANFYDLKGVIEKLLQELCISGYEFLTGDHASLHPTRQTKLVYQDTPIGIMGELHPQIAAELKLPEDIYLFELNWDKLLSLINLEKRFKPLHRFPAVVRDMAILVKDEIDSSQITKIIEEVGEGLIERIKLFDLYQGDKIPTGYKSLAYSITYRKQEITLTDEEVNERHNKIIIELKNRLGVELRLE; encoded by the coding sequence ATGTTAATTTCGTATAACTGGCTAAAAGAATATGTTGATTTTGACTTTTCTCCCACAGAATTAGCAGATAAATTAACTAATCTTGGGTTTGAAACAGCTAATGTGGAAAGAGTTGGGGATGATACGATGATAGATTTGGAGATAACGGTTAATCGTGGAGATTGCTTGAGTATGATTGGGATAGCCAGGGAAATATCTGCTTTGAATAAGACTAAACTAAAAATTCCTTCCCCACCTGCATTTAATTTATCTAAAAAACTAACCCAGATGGTTAATATCTTAATAGTTGACCCTAAATTATGCCCGCGTTATACTGGCAGGATAATTGAAGGGGTCAAGGTTGCTCCCTCTCCTGTCTGGCTCCGAGAACGGCTTGAGAAGGTAGGCATTCGCTCGATTAATAATATTGTTGATATTACCAATTTTGTGATGATGGAGTTAGGACATCCACTTCATGCCTTTGATTACCAGACATTGATGGGTAAGAAAGTTATTATTTGTCGTGCCGCGCCGCATGAGAAAATCCTGACTTTAGATGGAGTAATTTATGAACTTTCTCAAGAAATGCTTATCATTGCTGATGCAGAAAGACCTATTGCCTTAGCCGGGATAATTGGCGGAGAAGATAGCCGCGTTAAAGAAGAAACAACGACTATTTTATTAGAATGTGCTTACTTTAACCCTCAAAATATCCGACAAACCACAAAACAACTACAAATTCAAACAGAATCTTCTTATAGATTTGAACGCGGTGTTGACCCGGAGGATTTAATTTTAGTTCAAAACCGTGCGACTCAACTGATTACAGAAATATGCGGTGGAAAATCTATCTCGCCAATAATAGATGTTTATCCAAAGAAATTTAAAAAGACAATTATCAATTTAAGAATTGATAGAATTAATCGGATTCTGGGCACAAGCATTAAGGGAAATGAGGTGAAAGATATTTTACAATCACTCGGTTATGGGATTAAAGAGGAAGAAAAAGGGATTTTCCTTATTGAAGTCCCTTCGTTTAAACATTTAGATATTACCCGTGAAATTGATATAATCGAAGAAATAGCCCAAATATATGGTTATGAAAAAATCCCGATTACACTGCCGGCAGGCTCTTTTAAAGTAGCAATGGATTATGAGTATGAACTATCCAATAAGGCAAAACAAATTCTGGTTAGCTGTGGCTTTTACGAAGTCATTACCTACTCATTTACCTCACCAAATTTTCTGGCAAAAACTAAAATACCCCTAACCAACGAAGTGATTATTAGTAACCCATTGAGAGGGGATGAGAATTTAATGTGTCCTTCTTTAATCCCTAATATTTTGAAAGTGTTGCAATGGAATATCAATCGGGATAACTATGATTTAAAGGTATTTGAATTAGGAAAGGTTTTTTCCACTGACAAACCCCTTCCAAAAGAACAAAATGTTTTAATTGGGGCGATTGCCGGGAATTACCATGAAGCTAACTGGCGACATAAAACAACTATTTTGGCTAACTTTTATGATTTAAAAGGGGTGATTGAAAAATTGCTTCAAGAACTATGCATAAGTGGATATGAATTCCTTACTGGAGACCACGCCAGCCTTCATCCCACAAGACAAACAAAATTAGTCTATCAAGACACTCCCATTGGAATAATGGGCGAACTACATCCACAAATTGCAGCGGAACTAAAACTACCCGAAGACATTTACTTATTTGAACTTAATTGGGATAAACTCCTTTCTTTAATTAATCTTGAAAAGAGATTTAAACCATTACATAGATTCCCGGCTGTAGTTCGTGATATGGCTATTTTGGTCAAAGACGAGATTGATTCATCTCAGATAACAAAGATAATTGAAGAAGTTGGCGAAGGCTTAATCGAAAGGATTAAATTATTTGATTTATATCAAGGGGATAAAATACCCACAGGATATAAAAGTTTAGCGTATTCCATTACTTATCGTAAGCAAGAAATAACACTTACCGATGAAGAGGTTAATGAACGACATAATAAGATTATCATAGAACTTAAAAATAGGCTGGGAGTAGAGTTGAGATTGGAGTGA
- the pheS gene encoding phenylalanine--tRNA ligase subunit alpha, with protein MEEKIKSLMIEAENEIKKAISFEVLEKLRVKYLGRKEGLITQLLTRMGSLSAEEKPKIGKLINEIKNKITQLLTEKTELLKSKTQQEKLLLEKIDITLPGIGPQIGKFHPITIILNQIVDIFVRLGFQIAEGPEVELSYYNFDALNIPLHHPARDMHDTFYVKSDSEDVILRTHTSPVQIRVMEKQQPPLRIIVPGRVYRKDADISHSPMFHQVEGLLVDEWTTFSDLKGVLSSFIHLIFGEQTNLRFRPSFFPFTEPSAEIDISCVICEGKGCGLCKYTGWIEILGAGMVDPEIFKIVNYDSTKYTGFAFGVGVERIAMLKYGINNIRLFFENDIRFLEQF; from the coding sequence AATATTTAGGACGAAAAGAAGGGTTGATTACCCAACTTCTAACCCGGATGGGAAGTCTTTCTGCCGAAGAAAAACCTAAAATCGGGAAATTAATTAATGAGATAAAGAATAAAATTACCCAATTACTTACCGAAAAAACAGAACTATTAAAATCTAAAACCCAGCAAGAGAAATTACTTTTAGAAAAGATTGATATAACCTTGCCTGGTATTGGACCTCAAATAGGTAAATTTCATCCCATAACGATTATATTAAACCAAATAGTAGATATTTTTGTTAGATTAGGTTTTCAAATAGCCGAAGGGCCTGAGGTAGAATTAAGTTATTATAATTTCGATGCCTTGAATATCCCACTTCATCATCCGGCACGGGATATGCATGATACCTTTTATGTCAAAAGCGATTCTGAAGATGTGATTTTACGCACACATACCTCCCCGGTTCAAATTCGTGTTATGGAAAAACAACAACCGCCTTTGCGAATAATTGTTCCTGGCAGGGTCTATCGTAAAGATGCTGATATTTCTCATTCACCTATGTTTCATCAGGTAGAAGGTTTATTAGTTGATGAATGGACGACATTTAGTGATTTAAAGGGAGTGCTTTCATCATTTATCCATCTTATCTTTGGGGAACAAACTAATCTTCGGTTTAGACCGAGTTTCTTCCCTTTTACTGAGCCTTCGGCAGAAATAGACATTTCTTGCGTAATATGTGAAGGAAAAGGATGTGGGCTTTGTAAATATACCGGTTGGATAGAGATTTTAGGCGCCGGGATGGTTGACCCGGAGATATTTAAAATAGTTAATTATGATTCAACAAAATACACCGGTTTTGCCTTCGGCGTCGGCGTAGAAAGAATTGCTATGCTAAAATACGGCATCAATAACATTAGATTATTTTTTGAAAACGATATTCGGTTTTTAGAGCAATTTTAA